The following coding sequences are from one Geothrix sp. window:
- a CDS encoding serine/threonine-protein kinase — translation MLQKLGRFEILKRLGQGAMGEVYLGLDPAIGREVALKTIHREAAQGAEARERFAREARAAGTLNHPNLVTIHEFGEDQGVLYLAMEFVPGVDLEAMLRDRVLAPVEALEVLAQVCDGLGYAHQKGVLHRDIKPSNIRVRREGDRLHAKVMDFGIARVAGSDMTGTGTLLGTFGYMAPEYIRTGVPDPRSDLFAVGVILYEALAGHRPFEGDTTATILYRLVNEEPAPLSASDLRGLGPQVGQLLAKALAKDPAQRFPTAEAMARTLREAMDPAWAGLPGTQPTRALPRSAVPPLATTPRRTSRSPWPWIAIASTVVAGGVGVWAWRDLPKAPRLITLPAPTTSVPAAPGPAVEAGAKSDPKPTLKPEARPDLRSTPKASTHPSPAPKAAPRLSEQEAADLLNEAAKGMVDQPQGSLAQCDRVLRDHPLNPRAYALKCVALYGLGRYQEMPGVLDAGKEQGVKPVQLLAFGSFQAMLREERREHRLPREVRESLAAEMPLGSLRPGQGAWQQRKAQRD, via the coding sequence ATGCTCCAGAAGCTGGGCCGGTTCGAGATCCTGAAGCGCCTAGGGCAGGGCGCCATGGGAGAGGTCTACCTGGGGCTCGATCCGGCCATCGGCCGAGAGGTTGCCCTCAAGACCATCCACCGCGAGGCGGCCCAGGGTGCCGAGGCGCGGGAGCGCTTCGCCCGGGAGGCCCGGGCCGCAGGCACGCTGAACCATCCGAACCTGGTGACCATCCACGAATTCGGCGAGGACCAGGGGGTGCTCTACCTGGCCATGGAATTCGTGCCCGGCGTGGACCTGGAGGCCATGCTGCGCGATCGCGTGCTGGCCCCGGTGGAGGCCCTGGAGGTGCTGGCCCAGGTCTGCGATGGCCTGGGCTACGCCCACCAGAAGGGCGTGCTGCACCGGGACATCAAGCCCAGCAACATCCGCGTGCGCCGCGAAGGCGACCGCCTGCATGCCAAGGTCATGGATTTCGGCATCGCCCGGGTGGCGGGCTCGGACATGACGGGCACCGGCACCCTGCTGGGCACCTTCGGCTACATGGCGCCGGAGTACATCCGCACCGGTGTGCCCGACCCCCGCAGCGACCTCTTCGCCGTGGGGGTGATCCTCTACGAGGCCCTGGCGGGCCATCGGCCCTTCGAGGGGGACACCACCGCGACCATCCTCTACCGCCTCGTGAATGAAGAGCCCGCGCCCCTGTCCGCCTCCGACCTGCGCGGTCTCGGGCCTCAGGTGGGTCAGCTGCTGGCCAAGGCCCTGGCCAAGGATCCCGCCCAGCGCTTCCCGACTGCGGAGGCCATGGCCCGCACCTTGCGCGAGGCAATGGATCCCGCCTGGGCCGGCCTGCCCGGCACCCAACCCACCCGGGCCCTGCCCAGATCGGCGGTGCCGCCCCTCGCGACCACCCCTCGGCGGACATCACGGAGTCCCTGGCCCTGGATCGCCATCGCGTCCACGGTCGTGGCTGGAGGGGTGGGCGTCTGGGCCTGGCGGGACTTACCGAAGGCCCCCCGGCTCATCACGCTGCCCGCTCCGACCACCTCGGTGCCTGCCGCCCCGGGGCCCGCGGTTGAAGCTGGCGCGAAGTCCGATCCGAAGCCGACCCTCAAGCCCGAGGCCAGACCCGACTTGCGGTCCACTCCCAAAGCGTCCACCCACCCCAGCCCGGCTCCGAAGGCCGCGCCGCGCCTGTCCGAGCAGGAGGCGGCCGACCTGCTCAACGAGGCCGCCAAGGGCATGGTGGACCAACCCCAGGGCAGCCTGGCCCAGTGCGACCGCGTGCTGCGGGACCACCCCCTGAACCCCCGGGCCTACGCCCTCAAGTGCGTCGCGCTCTATGGGCTGGGGCGCTACCAGGAAATGCCGGGCGTCCTGGACGCGGGCAAGGAGCAGGGCGTGAAGCCGGTCCAGCTGCTGGCTTTCGGCTCCTTCCAGGCCATGCTCCGCGAGGAGCGGCGGGAGCATCGCCTCCCGCGGGAGGTGCGGGAATCCCTGGCGGCCGAGATGCCGCTGGGCTCGTTGCGGCCGGGGCAGGGTGCCTGGCAGCAGCGGAAGGCTCAGAGGGACTGA
- a CDS encoding trans-sulfuration enzyme family protein, which translates to MDHKGRFDTLCIHAGQAPDPTNGAIMTPVYFTSTYIQEGLGINKGFDYARVRNPTRDAVEANLAALEGGAHGMAFGSGMAAVQAIFEQLSSGDHVVLGDNVYGGTFRLLDKVMTRFGLTYTQVDTGDLAAFKAALRPNTKLVMLETPTNPMLGITDIPGVRQVMTLMGCTAVLAVDNTFATPFNQRPLELGADLVFHSTTKYLNGHSDSIGGIAITNREDIAEGLRFHQKAAGGILSPMESWLILRGTKTLHLRMERHNASALTIARWLEGRKDLQRVYYPGLESHPQHALAKQQMKGFSGIVSFDTGDAERTRRMASAFKVFSLAESLGGVESLVCHPASMTHGSVPEADRQRLGINDNLLRLSVGVEDVRDLIDDLDRVLKV; encoded by the coding sequence ATGGACCACAAAGGCCGCTTCGACACGCTCTGCATCCACGCCGGCCAGGCGCCGGACCCCACCAATGGCGCCATCATGACGCCTGTGTACTTCACCAGCACCTACATCCAGGAGGGGCTGGGCATCAACAAGGGCTTCGACTACGCCCGCGTGCGCAACCCCACCCGCGACGCGGTGGAGGCCAACCTCGCGGCCCTGGAAGGCGGTGCCCACGGCATGGCCTTCGGTTCGGGCATGGCGGCGGTGCAGGCCATCTTCGAGCAGCTTTCCAGCGGCGACCACGTGGTGCTGGGCGACAACGTGTACGGCGGCACCTTCCGCCTGCTGGACAAGGTGATGACCCGGTTCGGCCTCACCTACACCCAGGTGGACACGGGTGATCTCGCCGCCTTCAAGGCGGCCCTGCGGCCTAACACGAAGCTGGTGATGCTGGAGACGCCCACCAATCCCATGCTGGGGATCACCGACATCCCCGGCGTGCGCCAGGTGATGACCCTGATGGGCTGCACCGCCGTGCTGGCGGTGGACAACACCTTCGCCACGCCCTTCAACCAGCGGCCCCTGGAACTGGGCGCGGACCTGGTCTTCCACTCCACGACGAAGTACCTGAATGGCCACAGCGACTCCATCGGCGGCATCGCCATCACCAACCGCGAAGACATCGCCGAGGGCCTGCGCTTCCACCAGAAGGCCGCTGGCGGCATCCTCTCGCCCATGGAGTCCTGGCTCATCCTGCGCGGCACCAAGACCCTGCACCTGCGCATGGAGCGCCACAATGCCAGCGCCCTCACCATCGCCCGCTGGCTGGAGGGCCGCAAGGACCTGCAGCGTGTCTACTATCCGGGCCTGGAATCCCATCCCCAGCACGCCCTGGCCAAGCAGCAGATGAAGGGCTTCTCGGGCATCGTGAGCTTCGATACCGGCGATGCCGAGCGCACCCGCCGCATGGCCTCGGCGTTCAAGGTGTTCTCCCTGGCCGAAAGCCTCGGCGGCGTGGAAAGCCTCGTCTGCCACCCGGCCAGCATGACCCACGGCAGCGTGCCCGAGGCCGACCGCCAGCGCCTGGGCATCAACGACAACCTGCTGCGCCTGAGCGTGGGCGTGGAGGATGTCCGCGACCTGATCGACGACCTGGACCGGGTGCTGAAGGTCTAG
- a CDS encoding class IV adenylate cyclase — MKHKSAIETELKLRIPATGPYRPLLEALGFHEVHPAQAEISVLWDRDGSLRAVGSALRTRSYAGQSRLTWKGPKIPDAMLKIRPEQESGIENPEALEAILRALGYAPVMRMEKVRAVWERTELEACLDETPFGCYLELEGDPQAIRVAMESLGLAPDRAETRSYPELFAANGLG; from the coding sequence ATGAAGCACAAATCCGCCATCGAGACCGAGCTGAAACTGCGCATCCCGGCCACGGGTCCCTACCGGCCCCTGCTGGAGGCCCTGGGCTTCCATGAAGTCCACCCCGCCCAGGCCGAGATCAGCGTGCTCTGGGACCGGGACGGGTCGCTCCGCGCCGTGGGATCGGCCCTGCGCACGCGATCCTATGCGGGCCAGTCACGGCTCACCTGGAAGGGGCCGAAGATCCCCGACGCCATGCTGAAGATCCGCCCCGAGCAGGAAAGCGGCATCGAGAATCCTGAAGCCCTGGAGGCCATCCTCCGGGCCCTCGGCTACGCGCCCGTGATGCGCATGGAGAAGGTGCGCGCCGTGTGGGAGCGGACGGAGCTGGAGGCCTGCCTCGATGAGACGCCCTTCGGCTGCTACCTGGAACTGGAGGGGGATCCCCAGGCCATCCGTGTGGCCATGGAGAGCCTGGGCCTCGCCCCCGACCGCGCCGAGACCCGCAGTTACCCCGAGCTCTTCGCGGCGAACGGGCTGGGCTAG